In one Microcoleus sp. bin38.metabat.b11b12b14.051 genomic region, the following are encoded:
- a CDS encoding cupredoxin domain-containing protein — MINLLGLQLGKFYRSQRLQKTLKVIVGLFFCFGTILMPTTVASAGDLSRQPITEITVSLGNEAGELKFFPNQLEFESGKRYKLVLKNPSSQKHYFTSKNFADASWTQKVEAGNVEIKGGVHELELKPGAVAEWVFVPVKSGTYNLRCTVAGHTEAGMIGKIAIAS, encoded by the coding sequence ATGATAAATTTACTCGGTTTGCAATTAGGAAAATTCTACCGCAGCCAGCGGTTACAAAAAACTCTGAAGGTGATTGTGGGGCTATTTTTTTGTTTCGGCACAATCTTGATGCCGACGACAGTTGCGAGTGCTGGCGATTTGTCTCGCCAACCAATCACGGAAATTACTGTTAGCTTGGGTAACGAAGCCGGGGAACTAAAATTTTTTCCAAATCAGCTAGAATTTGAGTCTGGAAAACGCTACAAATTAGTGCTAAAAAATCCCAGTTCGCAGAAACATTATTTCACTTCAAAAAACTTTGCTGATGCAAGTTGGACTCAAAAAGTTGAAGCTGGTAATGTGGAAATTAAAGGAGGCGTTCACGAACTGGAACTGAAGCCCGGGGCTGTGGCAGAATGGGTGTTCGTGCCGGTGAAATCGGGAACCTACAACCTGCGGTGTACGGTAGCCGGACATACAGAGGCGGGGATGATTGGCAAAATTGCGATCGCCTCTTAA
- a CDS encoding tocopherol cyclase family protein encodes MSNALSKINNIETPHSGYHWDSSSRRFFEGWYYRITLPIHEQSFAFMYSIEDPRGGQPYSGGAAQILGPKDSYLCRTFPDVNKFWAHRESLGFGHWGKTDLQIKPQYLEPQVFDSRVEEGYQATATLNQGYLHDPGSRNHCFWQYEIKPVYGWGNSDELQKSTAGMLSFLPVFEPGWQILMAHGLATGWIDWNGERYEFKDAPAYSEKNWGGAFPQKWFWINCNCFQGESDLALTAGGGKRGVLWWMESVAMIGIHYRGKFYEFVPWNSQVSWNIEPWGSWTMRARNSQFEVELIGTASSPGTYVRTPTAQGMAFCCRDTTHGELRLQLRELLGGNVEKNGKQRSKIILEAQSSLSGLEVGGGPWDEVWRSN; translated from the coding sequence ATGTCAAATGCACTCTCAAAAATCAACAACATTGAAACTCCCCACAGCGGCTACCACTGGGACAGCAGTTCCCGGCGCTTTTTTGAAGGCTGGTACTACCGAATAACATTACCAATTCACGAACAATCCTTTGCCTTCATGTATTCCATCGAAGACCCCAGAGGCGGTCAACCTTACAGCGGCGGTGCAGCTCAAATTCTCGGCCCCAAAGATAGCTATTTGTGCCGCACATTCCCCGATGTCAACAAGTTTTGGGCGCACAGAGAAAGCTTGGGTTTCGGACATTGGGGAAAAACAGATTTACAAATCAAACCACAATATTTAGAACCGCAAGTATTCGACAGCCGCGTCGAAGAAGGCTATCAAGCTACTGCCACTTTGAATCAAGGTTATTTGCACGATCCGGGAAGTCGCAATCACTGTTTTTGGCAGTACGAAATAAAGCCTGTTTACGGTTGGGGAAACTCTGACGAACTCCAGAAATCCACAGCGGGAATGCTATCTTTTCTGCCCGTATTTGAGCCTGGATGGCAAATTTTAATGGCTCACGGCTTAGCCACAGGCTGGATAGATTGGAACGGCGAGCGCTACGAATTTAAAGATGCTCCCGCTTACAGCGAAAAAAACTGGGGCGGTGCTTTTCCCCAAAAGTGGTTTTGGATTAATTGCAATTGTTTTCAAGGCGAAAGCGATTTAGCTTTAACTGCTGGCGGCGGCAAGCGGGGCGTGCTGTGGTGGATGGAATCGGTGGCAATGATTGGCATCCATTACCGAGGCAAATTCTACGAATTTGTACCTTGGAATTCCCAAGTTAGTTGGAATATTGAACCTTGGGGAAGCTGGACAATGCGGGCAAGAAACAGTCAGTTTGAAGTAGAGTTAATTGGGACTGCAAGCTCTCCGGGTACTTACGTGCGAACTCCTACAGCCCAGGGGATGGCTTTTTGTTGTCGGGATACGACTCACGGCGAATTGCGCTTGCAACTGCGGGAATTGTTGGGGGGAAATGTTGAAAAAAATGGCAAGCAGCGTTCTAAAATTATCCTAGAGGCTCAGAGCTCTTTGTCTGGTTTGGAAGTTGGCGGCGGGCCTTGGGATGAAGTTTGGCGATCGAATTAA
- a CDS encoding Npun_F5749 family FMN-dependent PPOX-type flavoprotein: protein MSLALWRSPLARALHRNRSLAYARYLQLATVRADGRPANRTVVFRGFLADTNQLKFITDIRSQKVEEINLYPWGEICWYFPKTREQFRIAGKLVLVGADCLDSELCTGRRTAWQELSEGARVQFAWPRPGAEKADVSAFECAAPDAIAPLPNFCLLLLEPETVDLLELRGEPQNRSLYGRDGEGNWFVRSVNP from the coding sequence ATGTCTTTAGCACTTTGGCGATCGCCTTTAGCGCGAGCCCTTCACCGGAACCGCAGTCTTGCTTATGCCCGCTACTTGCAACTAGCAACGGTTCGGGCTGACGGGCGTCCCGCTAACCGCACTGTGGTGTTTCGAGGCTTTTTGGCAGACACCAATCAGTTAAAGTTTATTACAGATATTCGCAGTCAAAAGGTAGAGGAAATTAACCTCTATCCTTGGGGGGAGATTTGCTGGTATTTCCCTAAAACTCGCGAACAATTTCGGATTGCTGGAAAGTTAGTTTTGGTGGGGGCAGATTGTTTGGATTCAGAGTTGTGCACGGGGCGCCGCACAGCTTGGCAGGAGCTTTCTGAGGGGGCGCGGGTGCAGTTTGCTTGGCCTCGTCCAGGGGCAGAAAAAGCGGATGTTAGTGCTTTTGAGTGTGCTGCCCCGGATGCGATCGCTCCGCTGCCTAATTTTTGCTTGTTGTTGTTGGAACCGGAAACGGTGGATTTGTTGGAGTTGCGGGGGGAACCGCAGAATCGATCGCTCTATGGGCGCGACGGCGAGGGAAATTGGTTTGTGCGATCGGTCAATCCGTAA
- the cysE gene encoding serine O-acetyltransferase produces MLKTLRADFNIIFDRDPAARNWLEVLFCYPGLQALVLHRLAHWLYVLGIPFIPRLISHIARFLTGIEIHPGATIGKSVFIDHGMGVVIGETAIIGDFALIYQGVTLGGTGKESGKRHPTVGENVVVGAGAKVLGNLLIGNNVRIGAGSVVLRDVPSDCTVVGIPGRIVYRSGVRVNPLEHGSLPDSEAVVIRSLLDRIESLEQQVKSLIPQASATLTSVPNSPSAFPTLNQTSNVAVAEKTQVATTACQLTDKAIQEFFDGSGI; encoded by the coding sequence GTGCTAAAGACTCTTAGAGCTGACTTCAATATAATTTTCGATCGCGACCCTGCCGCTCGCAACTGGCTGGAAGTGTTGTTTTGTTACCCAGGCCTTCAGGCCCTAGTGCTGCACCGCCTCGCACACTGGCTTTACGTGCTGGGAATTCCCTTCATCCCCCGCTTGATTTCCCACATAGCCCGCTTTTTGACCGGAATAGAAATTCACCCGGGGGCGACGATCGGCAAAAGCGTCTTCATCGACCACGGTATGGGGGTTGTAATCGGTGAAACAGCGATAATCGGCGATTTTGCCCTAATTTACCAAGGCGTCACCCTCGGCGGCACAGGCAAAGAAAGCGGCAAACGTCACCCTACCGTCGGCGAAAATGTAGTTGTCGGTGCCGGCGCCAAGGTACTAGGCAATCTGCTAATTGGCAACAACGTTCGCATCGGTGCAGGTTCCGTCGTCCTCCGCGACGTACCCTCTGACTGCACCGTAGTAGGGATTCCCGGCAGGATCGTTTATCGATCGGGAGTGCGCGTCAATCCCTTGGAACACGGCAGTTTGCCGGATTCGGAAGCTGTGGTAATTCGCTCTTTGCTCGATCGCATCGAGTCCCTCGAACAGCAAGTAAAAAGTTTGATTCCTCAAGCATCTGCCACTTTAACTTCTGTTCCCAATTCCCCTTCAGCATTCCCAACTTTAAATCAAACCAGCAATGTAGCTGTAGCTGAAAAAACCCAAGTTGCTACTACCGCTTGTCAGTTAACAGATAAAGCAATTCAAGAATTTTTCGACGGCAGCGGCATCTGA
- a CDS encoding transposase: protein MSAWVNMLRSHYNWCLNDRITQYSQQFIQGDYCDIRTYGEVSPLTCFVSKSGATGNPWKEDKFDREGKARNPRISAADIQITALPELKIARPWYAQIDSTVLQQNVKRLDTAYKNFFEGRGFPRFKNHSNFTSFTYVMGVKLKGNKIYLPKLGWMRFHNSRSIPDGFTIKACTVRKRQNGWYISIRIEDKAVPEYSAKLLSDHPKVIGCDLGITKLVHLSDGHQIENPKFATNKKAKWTLKIRQRRVSRKVKGSKNRKKAAIRVGRFHQKIGNKRQAHQWKVADKIVSRNVDVIALEDLNISGMMRRSKVKNDNGRFLKNGQSRKKGLNRSISDAGWGELILKIEYLAVKQGKIAIKINPKH from the coding sequence ATGTCGGCTTGGGTAAATATGCTTAGAAGTCATTACAACTGGTGTCTAAATGACAGAATTACCCAATACAGCCAACAGTTTATCCAAGGCGACTACTGCGATATTAGAACTTATGGCGAAGTTTCACCGTTAACCTGTTTCGTCAGCAAAAGTGGCGCAACCGGAAATCCCTGGAAAGAGGATAAGTTTGATCGAGAAGGTAAGGCTAGAAATCCCCGTATAAGTGCGGCGGACATTCAAATTACAGCATTGCCAGAATTGAAAATTGCTAGACCTTGGTATGCTCAAATAGATTCAACAGTTCTACAACAGAATGTTAAACGCTTAGACACTGCTTATAAGAATTTCTTTGAAGGCAGAGGATTTCCCAGGTTCAAAAACCATAGCAACTTTACGTCTTTTACTTATGTGATGGGCGTAAAACTAAAGGGCAATAAAATCTATCTCCCTAAACTGGGCTGGATGCGATTTCATAACTCTCGTTCAATCCCAGATGGATTTACCATCAAGGCTTGCACGGTTAGAAAACGTCAAAATGGTTGGTATATTTCCATCAGAATAGAGGATAAAGCTGTACCTGAATACAGCGCTAAACTGCTTAGTGATCATCCCAAAGTAATAGGGTGCGATTTAGGAATAACTAAGCTGGTTCACCTTTCTGATGGACATCAAATCGAGAATCCCAAGTTTGCAACCAACAAAAAAGCTAAGTGGACTCTGAAAATTAGACAAAGGCGAGTTAGCCGTAAGGTCAAAGGTAGCAAAAACCGCAAAAAAGCGGCTATCAGAGTTGGGCGATTTCATCAAAAGATTGGTAATAAACGCCAAGCGCATCAATGGAAAGTTGCTGACAAGATTGTGTCTCGCAACGTCGATGTAATTGCCCTAGAAGATTTAAACATCTCTGGGATGATGCGCCGATCTAAGGTGAAAAATGACAATGGGAGATTCCTGAAGAATGGACAATCTAGAAAGAAGGGTTTGAATCGTTCTATCTCTGATGCAGGTTGGGGTGAATTGATCTTGAAGATTGAGTATCTTGCTGTGAAGCAAGGAAAAATCGCAATTAAAATCAATCCTAAACACTAA
- the mrdA gene encoding penicillin-binding protein 2 yields MMQREISALSGFRSNDKTLGESPKKHSRPIHRAIVLMLVATGLLSLHASRLVELQLVQGKQNRERAENNRVRLVPMPANRGHIVDRKGKLLAANNLARSVYVWPKEQTPEQWKVTADKLSQLLKIPAKEILQKIKQVDPLSYRPVRLKQAMPPEVFVPLAEQVGQMRGVEVRPEASRYYPEGSVAAHVLGYIGEATAEDLKAHPEYPMGMIVGQMGVEASSNKQIAGVWGDRLIEVNAQNQELRLMGETPPKPGEAVQLTIDLSMQKAAETALGNRRGAVVALDVKTGGVLVLASHPTFDPNLFTRKITKDDWATLQDLENPFLNRAMQGYPPGSTFKIVTSVAGMESGKFSADSIVGTSSYITVGGIDFNEHSGGYGNIGFRDALAFSSNTFFYQVGISTGPEEIAKWGHRLGIGKDTDLKLLGLGGGDHGQMPTPAEKEQIYKEPWYAGDTVTMSIGQGFVLVTPLEAAVMVSSIANGGNRVKPHLLTSETGKPETKPVPTGIKPATVKVIKEGLVAVVTDGTGQGLNDGSIPLTAGKTGTSEVIGQKDHSLYVAYGPADKPEIAIAVVVENGGFGSIAAAPIAKEVFQAYFGTPKKPVNPQ; encoded by the coding sequence ATGATGCAACGAGAAATTTCTGCGCTCTCTGGATTTCGCTCGAATGACAAAACCCTAGGGGAAAGTCCTAAGAAACATTCGCGTCCAATACACCGGGCGATCGTGTTAATGCTGGTGGCAACAGGTTTGCTGAGCCTCCACGCTAGTCGGCTGGTGGAATTGCAACTGGTACAAGGAAAGCAAAATCGAGAACGAGCCGAAAACAATCGCGTTCGCTTAGTGCCGATGCCGGCGAATCGCGGACACATTGTCGATCGCAAAGGCAAGCTGTTAGCGGCAAACAATTTAGCTCGATCGGTCTATGTGTGGCCCAAAGAACAAACGCCGGAACAGTGGAAAGTCACAGCAGACAAATTGAGCCAGCTCCTGAAAATCCCGGCAAAAGAAATTTTACAAAAAATAAAACAGGTCGATCCTCTATCCTACAGACCGGTGCGGCTCAAGCAAGCGATGCCGCCGGAGGTGTTTGTGCCGCTAGCAGAACAGGTGGGACAAATGCGGGGAGTGGAAGTGCGGCCAGAAGCGAGTCGCTACTATCCCGAAGGCAGTGTGGCAGCTCACGTTCTCGGGTATATTGGCGAAGCTACCGCAGAAGACTTGAAAGCTCACCCGGAATATCCGATGGGGATGATTGTCGGTCAGATGGGGGTTGAAGCGAGTTCTAACAAGCAGATTGCGGGAGTTTGGGGCGATCGGCTGATCGAGGTAAACGCACAAAACCAAGAATTGCGGCTGATGGGAGAGACACCGCCCAAACCGGGCGAGGCGGTGCAGCTAACTATAGATTTGTCGATGCAAAAAGCAGCCGAAACAGCCCTCGGGAACCGCCGGGGAGCAGTAGTGGCCCTGGATGTGAAAACCGGTGGCGTATTAGTTTTGGCCAGCCACCCGACTTTTGACCCCAATCTGTTTACGCGAAAAATCACTAAGGATGACTGGGCGACTCTTCAAGACTTGGAAAATCCATTTTTGAATCGGGCGATGCAGGGCTATCCCCCCGGGAGCACTTTTAAAATTGTGACTTCCGTCGCCGGCATGGAGTCGGGCAAGTTTTCGGCAGACTCAATTGTCGGTACCTCGTCTTACATTACTGTGGGGGGAATTGATTTTAACGAACACAGCGGGGGTTACGGCAACATCGGCTTTCGGGATGCCTTGGCTTTCAGTAGCAATACGTTTTTTTATCAAGTCGGGATTAGTACGGGCCCGGAGGAAATTGCTAAGTGGGGACACCGCTTGGGAATTGGCAAGGATACGGATTTGAAGCTTTTGGGCCTAGGCGGCGGCGATCACGGTCAAATGCCGACTCCAGCGGAGAAGGAACAAATCTATAAAGAACCTTGGTATGCTGGCGATACGGTAACGATGTCGATCGGTCAGGGGTTCGTGTTGGTGACTCCTTTGGAGGCGGCGGTGATGGTGAGTTCGATCGCCAATGGTGGTAATCGCGTCAAGCCGCATCTTTTGACTTCTGAGACTGGCAAGCCTGAGACAAAACCAGTACCTACGGGGATTAAACCTGCGACAGTTAAGGTGATTAAAGAAGGACTCGTGGCAGTAGTTACCGACGGTACGGGACAAGGACTCAATGACGGTTCAATTCCACTGACGGCGGGCAAAACAGGGACTTCGGAGGTGATCGGACAGAAGGATCACTCGCTATATGTAGCCTATGGGCCTGCTGACAAGCCGGAAATTGCGATCGCCGTGGTTGTAGAAAATGGCGGTTTTGGTTCGATCGCGGCAGCGCCGATCGCGAAAGAGGTATTTCAAGCTTATTTTGGGACACCGAAAAAGCCTGTCAACCCTCAGTAA
- a CDS encoding DUF3352 domain-containing protein produces the protein MVISPCCMKLRSFFSFLIAGVLALLALGAGGFYWLSTKTPLNLLTGGPTTTPAAAVFVSKQAPWLVSMLVNPDRLEALRQIFASPEERSRSHAEFEQIKKSLLANTDLDYSRDIQPWIGDEITLAATNPDFDDRDRSKGQQTGFLLAVSSQNADRSQKFLTSYWQKASRQEKTVQSELYKGVKIYYKESPIPNKKTDIISSFNPLNLPNSSLPASFATAAIGGSSDSVNNSFVLFANSPNVLRDAINNVESTNLNLENNPEYQKAVQQLTQGRIGLGFVNFPQPASKQNPQVSPNSVAVAVGVNRRGLLAQTALVTSREQTASPTLSEPVKALQYIPSASPFAVASTDLKNLWGDLSSSVSANPEVSKLVDRALADIQQLWGVNLPQDIFNWVQAEYALAVVPSSSNTPDWIFAAEKSADTQKAIDKLDEIARSKEYSIGSFTLRNQKITAWTQLTTSQSYDMKNNRKSAIETEAKGVRATIGKYEIFTTSVEAMDAALTAAETGSLVANQDFQISIEPLPPANDGYFYLDWPSSRAIWEKQIPLLRLIELSARPLFDHLRSLTVTSTGEITGIRKATIFMRLN, from the coding sequence GTGGTCATTAGTCCTTGTTGTATGAAGCTGCGATCGTTCTTTTCTTTCCTCATTGCTGGCGTTTTGGCACTCTTAGCCTTGGGTGCAGGTGGTTTTTACTGGCTGTCAACCAAAACTCCCCTGAATTTGCTCACGGGCGGGCCGACAACGACTCCGGCTGCGGCTGTGTTTGTCTCGAAACAAGCACCTTGGTTAGTTTCAATGCTGGTAAATCCCGATCGCCTCGAAGCATTGCGGCAAATCTTTGCTTCTCCCGAAGAAAGAAGCCGATCGCACGCTGAATTCGAGCAAATCAAAAAAAGTCTCCTCGCCAATACAGATCTCGATTACAGTCGCGATATCCAACCTTGGATAGGTGACGAAATTACCCTCGCCGCCACAAATCCCGATTTCGACGATCGCGATCGCAGCAAAGGCCAACAAACCGGGTTTCTGCTGGCGGTTTCCTCCCAAAATGCCGATCGCAGCCAAAAATTTCTCACCTCCTACTGGCAAAAAGCATCTCGCCAGGAGAAAACAGTGCAGTCGGAACTATATAAAGGTGTCAAAATATATTATAAAGAATCACCAATACCAAACAAAAAAACCGATATAATTTCGAGTTTCAACCCGCTAAATCTGCCGAATTCAAGTTTGCCAGCCAGCTTCGCGACGGCGGCAATCGGCGGCAGTTCTGATTCAGTAAATAACAGTTTTGTTTTATTTGCCAACAGTCCAAACGTGCTGCGAGATGCCATTAATAACGTTGAATCAACCAACCTCAATCTTGAAAATAACCCCGAATATCAAAAAGCTGTCCAGCAGCTAACTCAAGGCAGAATAGGTTTAGGATTTGTAAATTTCCCGCAGCCTGCAAGCAAGCAAAATCCCCAAGTTTCCCCCAATTCTGTCGCAGTTGCTGTCGGAGTCAACCGACGCGGATTGCTGGCTCAAACTGCTTTAGTGACATCGCGAGAACAAACAGCTTCTCCCACACTCTCGGAACCAGTCAAAGCCTTGCAATATATTCCATCAGCTAGTCCTTTCGCCGTCGCCAGCACCGATTTAAAGAATCTTTGGGGTGATTTGTCATCGTCGGTGTCCGCTAACCCAGAAGTGTCAAAATTAGTCGATCGCGCGCTCGCAGATATTCAGCAACTCTGGGGCGTCAATTTGCCCCAGGACATATTTAACTGGGTACAAGCAGAATACGCTTTAGCAGTGGTTCCGAGTTCGTCAAACACTCCCGACTGGATTTTTGCGGCCGAGAAATCTGCTGATACTCAAAAGGCGATCGACAAACTCGATGAAATTGCCCGCAGCAAAGAATACAGCATCGGCAGCTTCACTCTCAGAAATCAGAAAATTACCGCTTGGACGCAGTTGACAACGAGCCAGAGTTACGATATGAAAAATAATAGAAAAAGCGCGATCGAAACCGAGGCGAAAGGAGTTCGAGCCACAATCGGGAAATACGAAATTTTCACTACATCAGTAGAAGCAATGGACGCAGCGCTTACAGCAGCCGAAACAGGCTCTTTGGTGGCAAATCAAGACTTTCAAATTAGCATCGAACCGCTACCGCCAGCTAACGACGGCTATTTTTATTTAGACTGGCCCTCCAGCAGAGCAATTTGGGAAAAACAAATCCCGCTGTTGAGGTTAATTGAACTTTCTGCAAGACCACTTTTTGACCACTTGCGATCGTTAACCGTTACGAGTACGGGAGAAATAACAGGAATTCGCAAAGCCACAATATTTATGCGGCTGAATTAG
- a CDS encoding flagellar assembly protein H → MTKFPHDQFAKEYLQELLSPLGQVETSKDVTAEVREIDVWFQPTSFETEYVQSLGLLGKMAATVAVIEPFRNPVNVEEIFSCVVKLLNSRAKLGRSANREDQRLQERQLPTLWILTPTASELLLDSFGFRVPEESEGWGKGVYFLTEVWRVGLIAIHQLPKSPETMWLRMLGRGRVQQQAIAELSALPMDNPLRANALQLLYILQANLQANTPTIPAGDEEDQELVMAIAPLFQQHLEAAQQKGREEGREEGREEGQRMILESFLQVRFGELDPRTLALILPVSALPVAEFTLLLVQLSTLSAGENEHQQVQNLLAETVLKKMLNQGEQSSEVLASIIPNFLALSPENLSSLLAELPQLSLEELTARLAQSLT, encoded by the coding sequence ATGACTAAGTTTCCCCACGATCAGTTTGCCAAAGAATACCTTCAAGAATTATTATCACCCCTCGGACAAGTAGAAACAAGCAAAGATGTCACCGCTGAAGTCAGAGAAATAGATGTCTGGTTTCAACCAACTTCTTTTGAGACGGAATACGTCCAAAGTTTAGGTTTATTAGGTAAAATGGCTGCCACTGTAGCGGTGATTGAACCGTTCCGCAATCCTGTAAATGTCGAAGAAATATTCAGTTGTGTGGTAAAACTATTAAATAGTAGGGCCAAACTGGGGCGATCGGCTAATCGAGAAGACCAGCGTTTACAAGAAAGACAATTGCCAACGTTGTGGATTTTAACTCCCACTGCTTCGGAACTTTTACTGGACAGTTTTGGTTTTCGGGTTCCCGAAGAGTCAGAGGGCTGGGGGAAAGGAGTTTATTTTTTAACTGAGGTTTGGAGGGTGGGACTAATCGCCATTCACCAGCTACCGAAAAGCCCAGAGACTATGTGGTTGCGAATGTTGGGCCGCGGACGGGTACAGCAGCAGGCGATCGCCGAATTAAGTGCATTGCCTATGGATAATCCACTCCGAGCTAACGCGCTACAATTATTGTACATCTTGCAAGCAAATTTGCAAGCGAATACACCAACTATTCCCGCAGGGGATGAAGAAGATCAGGAGTTAGTTATGGCGATCGCACCTCTTTTTCAACAACATTTAGAAGCGGCACAACAAAAAGGAAGAGAAGAAGGAAGAGAAGAAGGCCGGGAAGAAGGACAGCGGATGATTTTGGAGAGTTTCTTGCAAGTCAGATTTGGGGAGTTAGACCCGCGAACTCTCGCATTAATTCTGCCGGTATCTGCTTTACCTGTTGCTGAATTTACGTTGCTGTTAGTTCAATTGTCTACTCTGTCTGCGGGAGAAAATGAACACCAACAAGTCCAAAATTTGTTGGCGGAAACTGTCTTGAAAAAAATGTTGAATCAAGGAGAACAGTCATCAGAAGTTTTGGCTAGTATTATCCCTAATTTTCTGGCTTTGTCTCCGGAAAATTTATCATCTTTATTGGCAGAATTACCTCAGTTGTCTCTCGAAGAACTGACAGCTAGATTGGCACAATCATTGACTTAG